In Gammaproteobacteria bacterium, the following proteins share a genomic window:
- the miaB gene encoding tRNA (N6-isopentenyl adenosine(37)-C2)-methylthiotransferase MiaB, producing the protein MSGKVFIKTHGCQMNEYDSSRMLDTLRVSHGLEKTDNPEEADVLLFNTCSIREKAQEKVFSELGRYRDLKKANPNLIIGVGGCVASQEGSAIRDRAPYVDIVFGPQTLHRLPEMVAQVRLDRKAIVDISFPEIEKFDKLPEAKADGPMAFVSIMEGCSKYCSYCVVPYTRGEEISRPFDDIITEVVGLTQQGVKEIHLLGQNVNDYRGPMHSGDIADLALLIDYVAVIEGVERIRYTTSHPTAFSQNLINAYAEVPQLVDHLHLPVQSGSDRILAAMKRDYTILEYKSKIRKLKKIRPNICLSSDFIIGFPGETEKDFEDTMNLIHEMNFDNSYSFIFSPRPGTPAASLHDDTPMAVKKQRLKILQDRIKLQTFKISEAMVGSEQRVLVTGASKKSVHELQGRTDNNRIVNFKGEPAMIGQMVTMKIVAAHPYSLRGETA; encoded by the coding sequence ATGTCAGGCAAAGTCTTTATCAAAACACACGGTTGTCAAATGAATGAATACGATTCATCGCGTATGCTCGATACATTGCGGGTTTCGCATGGCTTGGAAAAGACGGATAATCCTGAAGAAGCCGATGTTTTACTATTCAATACTTGTTCAATACGTGAAAAAGCTCAAGAGAAAGTGTTTTCTGAGCTAGGGCGTTATCGCGATCTAAAAAAGGCCAATCCTAATCTTATTATTGGCGTTGGTGGTTGTGTGGCCAGCCAAGAAGGCAGTGCCATCCGTGATCGTGCGCCGTATGTTGATATTGTTTTTGGCCCGCAAACGTTACATCGTTTACCGGAAATGGTGGCTCAAGTCAGGTTGGATCGTAAAGCCATCGTCGATATTAGTTTTCCTGAGATTGAAAAATTCGATAAATTACCCGAAGCAAAAGCAGATGGTCCGATGGCATTTGTATCTATTATGGAAGGATGCAGTAAATATTGCAGTTATTGTGTAGTGCCCTATACCCGTGGTGAAGAAATCAGCCGGCCGTTTGACGATATTATTACCGAAGTGGTGGGATTAACCCAACAAGGCGTGAAAGAAATTCATTTATTGGGTCAAAATGTGAATGATTATCGTGGCCCAATGCATTCTGGTGATATCGCTGATTTAGCTTTACTGATTGATTATGTTGCGGTGATTGAAGGGGTTGAGCGCATTCGTTATACAACATCACATCCAACGGCTTTTTCACAAAACTTAATTAATGCCTATGCAGAAGTACCGCAGTTAGTGGATCATTTGCATCTTCCCGTTCAATCTGGTTCAGATCGTATTTTAGCCGCGATGAAACGCGATTATACAATCTTGGAATACAAATCAAAAATTAGAAAGCTCAAAAAAATTCGACCCAACATTTGTTTATCTTCAGATTTTATTATTGGCTTTCCTGGTGAAACAGAAAAAGATTTTGAAGATACCATGAATTTAATTCACGAAATGAATTTTGATAATTCTTATAGCTTTATTTTCAGCCCGCGACCGGGAACACCGGCGGCATCGTTACATGATGACACACCTATGGCAGTGAAAAAACAACGTCTCAAAATTCTACAAGATCGCATTAAATTGCAAACTTTTAAAATCAGTGAGGCAATGGTCGGTAGTGAACAACGCGTATTGGTGACTGGCGCATCTAAAAAAAGCGTGCATGAATTACAAGGCCGTACCGATAATAATCGTATTGTGAATTTCAAAGGCGAGCCTGCGATGATTGGCCAAATGGTGACGATGAAGATTGTCGCGGCACATCCGTATTCGCTGCGCGGTGAGACTGCATAA